A region of Mugil cephalus isolate CIBA_MC_2020 chromosome 3, CIBA_Mcephalus_1.1, whole genome shotgun sequence DNA encodes the following proteins:
- the sv2ba gene encoding synaptic vesicle glycoprotein 2Ba, which yields MDDPYQNNVNQQGGDYTYTQDGGGQDGYPYQTDYPPQDEDAASDATEGADEDEQMYEGEYQGIPHPDEIKEARRAARMEAKRKARQAVQQDEEEENLPEQYETIMEDCGHGRFQWMLFAVLGLALMADGVDGFVVGFVLPSAEKDMCISNADKGLLGLLVYVAMMVGALVWGGLCDKMGRRKCLIYVLTIDLVFSFLSCFAQGYGFFLFFRFCSGFGIGGAIPIVYTYFAEFLQMDKRGEHLSWLCMFWMLGGLYASFTAWGIIPHYGWGFAIGTEFQIHSWRLFILVCLFPALAALIGVVFMPESPRFLLENARHDEAWMILRQVHDTNWKAKGEPERVFTVTNIKTPQTQDDEFIEIQSDTGTAFQRWTVRHVTMLQQVMANVMSLSAPELRLQGLFLVIVWFCLAFSYHGLGVWFPDMIKYMQYEEYESKVRVFHRERVERFHFNFSLVNQIHREGEYIHDKFANIEIKSVKFEDSLFENCYFEDVKSTNTFFENCTIKDTVFYNTDLWQEKFKDCRMENTTFLHPKKGCHLNFQEENDIVIYLVSFLGSLAVLPGNIVSALFMDKIGRIRIIGGSMLASSACTFLLLLSFSQGAVICWQCLFYAVSVAAWNGLEVISVELYPSAKRGTAFGILNGICKFAAIIASFIFAAFIGITKIIPIFLAFAALVCGGLLALKLPETREKILS from the exons ATGGATGACCCCTATCAGAACAATGTGAACCAGCAGGGCGGAGATTACACCTACACCCAGGACGGCGGAGGTCAAGATGGCTACCCTTATCAGACGGACTACCCTCCGCAGGACGAGGACGCCGCCAGCGATGCCACCGAAGGGGCAGATGAGGATGAACAAATGTACGAGGGGGAGTACCAGGGAATCCCCCACCCCGACGAGATCAAGGAGGCACGAAGAGCGGCTCGGATGGAGGCCAAGAGGAAAGCCCGTCAGGCTGTCCAacaagatgaggaggaggaaaatctCCCAGAGCAGTACGAGACCATCATGGAGGACTGTGGCCATGGACGCTTCCAGTGGATGCTCTTTGCCGTGCTGGGCCTGGCACTTATGGCTGACGGTGTGGACGGCTTTGTGGTGGGCTTCGTTCTGCCCAGTGCAGAGAAGGACATGTGTATATCCAACGCGGACAAAGGGTTGCTAG gtctgCTGGTCTACGTGGCCATGATGGTGGGAGCACTGGTGTGGGGCGGCCTTTGTGATAAAATGGGCAGGAGGAAGTGTCTAATCTACGTCCTCACCATCGACCTGGTcttctccttcctgtcctgtttCGCTCAGGGCTAtggcttcttcctcttcttcaggtTCTGCTCTGGCTTTGG AATTGGCGGCGCCATCCCGATTGTGTACACCTACTTTGCCGAGTTCCTGCAGATGGATAAACGGGGAGAACATCTGAGTTGGCTCTGCATGTTCTGGATGCTGGGAGGCCTGTACGCCTCCTTCACTGCCTGGGGAATCATTCCTCACTATG GCTGGGGCTTTGCCATCGGTACAGAGTTCCAGATACACAGCTGGAGGCTGTTCATTCTGGTGTGTCTCTTCCCCGCTCTGGCCGCCCTCATCGGAGTCGTCTTCATGCCGGAGAGCCCCCGTTTCCTGCTGGAG aacgcCCGACACGACGAGGCGTGGATGATCCTGCGACAGGTTCACGACACCAACTGGAAAGCCAAGGGGGAGCCAGAGAGAGTGTTCACT GTGACCAACATTAAGACTCCTCAAACCCAGGATGACGAGTTCATAGAGATCCAGAGCGACACTGGAACTGCCTTCCAGCGCTGGACCGTCCGACACGTGACCATGTTGCAGCAG GTCATGGCCAATGTGATGTCTCTATCAGCTCCAGAGCTCAGGCTTCAAGGACTCTTCCTGGTTATTGTCTGGTTCTGCTTGGCCTTCAG CTACCACGGGCTGGGAGTGTGGTTCCCTGATATGATCAAGTACATGCAGTATGAGGAGTACGAGTCCAAGGTCCGAGTGTTCCATCGAGAACGCGTGGAGCGCTTCCACTTTAACTTCTCTCTGGTCAACCAGatccacagagagggagagtaCATCCATGACAA GTTTGCAAACATTGAAATTAAATCCGTCAAGTTCGAGGACTCACTCTTTGAGAACTGTTACTTTGAGGACGTCAAATCGACCAACACCTTCTTCGAGAACTGCACCATCAAAGATACTGTCTTTTATAACACAG ACCTCTGGCAGGAAAAGTTCAAAGACTGTCGAATGGAGAACACCACCTTCCTCCACCCGAAGAAAGGCTGCCACCTGAACTTCCAGGAGGAGAACGACATCGTCATCTACCTGGTCAGCTTCCTGGGCAGTTTGGCAGTGCTGCCGGGCAACATCGTCTCAGCGCTGTTCATGGACAAGATAGGAAGAATCCGAATAATAG GTGGTTCCATGCTGGCATCGTCGGCCTGcactttcctgctgctgctaagTTTCAGTCAAGGAGCAGTGATATGTTGGCAGTGTCTCTTCTACGCCGTCAGTGTGGCAGCATGGAATGGACTGGAGGTCATTTCCGTGGAGCTCTACCCCTCTGCTAAAAG AGGGACGGCGTTCGGCATCCTGAACGGGATCTGCAAGTTCGCGGCCATCATCGCCAGCTTCATCTTCGCAGCCTTCATCGGCATCACAAAGATCATCCCCATCTTCCTGGCCTTCGCCGCCCTGGTCTGCGGAGGTCTGCTGGCTCTCAAGCTGCCCGAGACTCGGGAGAAGATACTCTCTTGA